Proteins co-encoded in one Sporosarcina sp. FSL K6-1522 genomic window:
- a CDS encoding DUF4317 domain-containing protein has protein sequence MNQKTIADIRKHFKTETDLLTIKTIYNVYIQQENNEIYHEARTRFAMLEQEQQELFFINFKKVLGGKIGSKLFEVRFQRPSEEEVNETQQILYDGLHAEDEETWEAYMKEIVTKMTEHIQYEKDVVVTFIRGQYNKPTKRHSEESEVAERDEVYTTPFILCSINQTMQPKRTLTFDFVEKAFKSTFIEDPIINVTSPLGGFLFPSFTDNAADVNHIVYAAGKVNKPDFHFIEQVLEGEEFMTAVEDKVVFEEIVKSVAGEELDTRTIASVYDEIQAMMEVAAEDDAADSIPMLDTKEVARVLKAGGIHDVDVDDVERAFRNVIEDETYEMQASHVVPSYATKSIKIETKVANIAISPQDLRYVRQVRVDGRRCLLIEVEEDTTIEGFTLPLEEL, from the coding sequence ATGAATCAAAAAACAATTGCGGATATACGCAAACATTTTAAAACAGAGACAGATCTATTAACCATAAAAACAATCTACAATGTATATATTCAACAAGAAAACAACGAAATTTATCACGAGGCACGTACCCGGTTTGCGATGTTGGAGCAGGAACAGCAAGAACTATTTTTCATCAATTTTAAAAAGGTGTTGGGTGGGAAAATAGGAAGCAAGTTGTTTGAAGTCCGGTTCCAGCGACCGTCTGAAGAAGAAGTAAACGAGACGCAACAAATATTATATGATGGACTTCATGCAGAAGATGAAGAAACATGGGAAGCATATATGAAAGAAATCGTCACGAAAATGACTGAGCATATCCAATACGAAAAAGATGTCGTTGTGACGTTTATACGCGGTCAGTATAATAAACCGACAAAACGTCATAGTGAAGAATCCGAAGTTGCAGAGCGTGACGAAGTATATACGACGCCCTTTATTTTATGTAGCATCAATCAAACCATGCAGCCGAAGCGCACGTTGACATTCGACTTTGTGGAAAAGGCGTTCAAATCGACGTTTATCGAAGATCCAATCATTAATGTCACATCGCCGCTTGGTGGATTTCTGTTCCCGAGTTTTACCGACAATGCGGCAGATGTCAATCATATCGTATATGCTGCAGGCAAAGTGAATAAGCCGGATTTCCATTTTATTGAACAGGTTTTGGAAGGCGAGGAATTCATGACGGCTGTGGAAGATAAAGTTGTCTTCGAGGAAATTGTTAAGTCGGTTGCGGGCGAGGAGTTGGATACGCGGACGATTGCGAGCGTGTACGATGAAATACAGGCAATGATGGAAGTGGCTGCGGAAGACGATGCCGCGGATAGTATACCGATGCTAGACACGAAAGAAGTTGCACGCGTGTTGAAAGCAGGAGGAATTCATGACGTGGATGTAGATGATGTCGAGCGAGCGTTTCGCAATGTCATTGAAGATGAAACGTATGAGATGCAAGCGAGTCACGTTGTCCCGAGTTATGCAACAAAGTCCATTAAAATCGAAACGAAAGTCGCCAATATCGCAATCAGCCCGCAAGATTTACGTTATGTTCGGCAAGTGAGGGTAGATGGACGTCGCTGTCTGTTAATAGAAGTAGAAGAAGATACAACAATCGAAGGGTTTACATTGCCGCTAGAGGAATTGTGA
- a CDS encoding trypsin-like peptidase domain-containing protein, giving the protein MDELNRPSDEEELTSEVPESKPHYETRSAYQPAAPPPKRRGGFLPSLFGAIGGGLLVWLLMTNLSGTPKQTSSDTEQTKEHGSTVQTEKIAVDVNTDVTEIVAKMADSVVGVTNLQSVRDFRSPTATTRETGTGSGVIYRKQGDKAYIVTNHHVIEGAQEIEITFDDGSKTAGDLVGSDMWTDLAVIEIEAKAVKTVIEFGDSDVLKRGETVIAIGNPLGLGFSGSVTVGVVSGKDRSIPMDFDNNGAVDWYADVLQTDAAINPGNSGGALINMAGQLIGINSMKISESTVEGIGLAIPINLATPIIDHLERTGTVNRPTMGVTLLDLRSVSARQQREMFQLPSDVTDGVIVTEVLRNSPALEAGVEQYDVIVEMDGEKIEDMVGLRKHLYNVKNVGDTMHMKVYRAGRLVEIEMVLKDGDSF; this is encoded by the coding sequence ATGGACGAATTGAATCGACCTTCTGATGAGGAGGAGTTAACGTCTGAAGTCCCGGAAAGTAAGCCACATTATGAAACAAGATCGGCGTATCAACCAGCGGCTCCACCACCCAAACGGAGAGGCGGATTTTTACCAAGTCTGTTTGGTGCGATTGGTGGGGGATTACTCGTTTGGCTACTAATGACGAACTTGTCGGGGACACCAAAACAAACGAGCAGTGATACCGAGCAGACGAAAGAACATGGATCTACTGTACAAACTGAAAAAATTGCGGTTGATGTCAATACGGATGTCACAGAGATTGTTGCAAAGATGGCGGATTCTGTTGTCGGGGTGACTAATTTACAGTCGGTTCGCGATTTTAGGTCGCCAACAGCAACAACGAGGGAAACAGGAACGGGATCTGGTGTTATTTATAGGAAACAAGGTGACAAAGCGTATATTGTAACGAATCATCATGTCATCGAGGGTGCGCAAGAGATTGAAATTACTTTCGATGATGGTTCCAAGACGGCTGGAGACCTGGTAGGTAGTGATATGTGGACCGATTTAGCAGTGATTGAAATAGAGGCGAAAGCAGTTAAGACCGTCATTGAATTTGGTGACTCAGATGTATTAAAACGTGGGGAGACCGTTATTGCTATCGGTAATCCACTTGGACTTGGTTTTTCCGGCTCTGTAACGGTAGGCGTTGTATCAGGAAAAGATCGTTCGATTCCAATGGATTTTGATAATAATGGAGCCGTGGATTGGTATGCAGACGTGTTGCAAACCGATGCAGCCATCAATCCAGGGAATTCGGGTGGAGCGCTTATCAATATGGCAGGTCAGCTGATCGGCATTAACTCGATGAAAATCTCGGAGTCAACAGTTGAAGGTATTGGTTTGGCGATTCCTATTAACTTGGCTACTCCAATTATTGATCATCTTGAAAGGACAGGTACGGTCAATCGTCCAACAATGGGTGTTACACTTCTCGATTTACGGAGCGTATCGGCTCGGCAACAGCGTGAAATGTTTCAATTACCATCAGATGTAACAGATGGTGTAATCGTTACGGAAGTATTACGAAATTCACCGGCATTAGAGGCGGGCGTGGAACAATATGATGTTATCGTAGAGATGGACGGTGAAAAAATCGAGGACATGGTCGGTTTGCGTAAACATCTGTATAATGTGAAGAACGTGGGAGATACCATGCATATGAAAGTGTATAGAGCAGGTCGCCTCGTTGAAATTGAAATGGTGTTGAAAGATGGCGACTCGTTTTAA
- the yycI gene encoding two-component system regulatory protein YycI has translation MDWNKTKTIFIVVFSILNVFLYSLYLNRHTEAQNIQVIGTTSIEDSLKMDDITFDTLPIYKKDSSHISAKTAEFTNEQVRKLENQTVGIINGTQIQSKLQTPISIKNAKGDFTFTEFLSKYVLKGEEYGLWKVDKEEREAIFFQKVNDGPIYFSPNAMLTVHFDEDGKATSYEQTMFDDFVSFNRKKDLLSPIEAIGSLFSRGYLKQGSTVKDVTFGYSILAQMSETQLFAPTWHLRVELKNGEIEDHFINAIEGKIVEFQPETLEADHE, from the coding sequence TTGGATTGGAATAAGACAAAGACTATCTTCATCGTCGTGTTTTCCATTTTGAACGTATTTCTCTATTCATTGTATTTAAATAGGCATACAGAAGCGCAAAATATTCAAGTGATTGGGACAACCTCCATTGAAGATTCGTTGAAGATGGATGATATTACGTTTGACACCTTACCGATTTATAAAAAAGATTCGTCACATATCTCGGCAAAAACAGCGGAATTCACCAACGAACAAGTAAGAAAACTTGAAAATCAAACGGTGGGGATTATCAATGGCACGCAAATCCAGTCAAAATTACAGACGCCTATCAGTATAAAAAATGCAAAGGGAGATTTTACGTTTACAGAATTTCTTTCAAAGTATGTGCTGAAGGGTGAAGAGTATGGGTTATGGAAAGTAGATAAAGAGGAACGGGAAGCGATTTTTTTCCAAAAAGTGAATGACGGGCCGATTTATTTTAGTCCAAATGCAATGCTAACTGTCCATTTTGATGAGGATGGTAAAGCGACAAGCTACGAGCAGACGATGTTTGATGACTTTGTGAGCTTTAACCGTAAAAAAGATTTGCTATCTCCAATTGAGGCGATTGGTTCACTATTCTCACGCGGCTATTTGAAGCAAGGTTCAACGGTGAAAGATGTGACATTTGGTTATTCCATACTCGCTCAGATGTCGGAAACACAACTGTTTGCTCCAACGTGGCATCTTCGTGTAGAATTGAAGAATGGTGAGATTGAAGATCACTTTATTAACGCCATTGAAGGTAAAATTGTAGAGTTCCAGCCTGAAACGTTGGAAGCTGATCATGAATGA
- a CDS encoding CehA/McbA family metallohydrolase, with amino-acid sequence MIELKGSMTLSPFVKNKHHLVMDVIDIVNFTVTIDQGVSRKIPLLLILRDPNGHVRLQYQTPIVSEKLAVAKDSKYCSAGCVGGEISSGNWELEVVYTPHCADKALKFTGTKLDYQVNIVVNDELEREYNRAHFCKENVFIEASNFEKVVNEEHRWYKGDFHVHTDLTDGDMDDQLAMSVCEKQELDFLYVTEHNIVTPSYQKGSTLIIPSMELTTPYGHYNVFGIKEYVEFTDYLDESLNPESMDELFSHMKEKDCLISVNHPFMAPWMNQINIKLENVHTIEIMCDPTYGKSKQSTLEALKFFDQMWLSGLKIWGIGGSDSHLHPSKRFPGAKDPSIYGDPGTYVLCDGLSIKNLKEAISKGRIYFSRFRKVELAIQNENKSIYVGDEAQGNIHYTIHADKPCEWRLIMDSQVAAKEFGEKVHFSFELNEGSYARIEGWEDDELVAFINPIHNNSGNRDGKRWNDILRGSRE; translated from the coding sequence ATGATTGAATTGAAAGGTTCCATGACTCTTTCTCCATTTGTTAAAAACAAACATCATTTGGTAATGGATGTAATTGATATTGTCAACTTTACAGTAACTATTGATCAGGGAGTTAGTCGAAAAATACCTCTGTTATTAATTTTAAGAGACCCTAATGGGCATGTACGTCTACAGTATCAAACACCGATAGTTAGTGAGAAATTGGCCGTTGCAAAAGATTCAAAGTATTGCTCAGCGGGTTGTGTTGGAGGAGAAATATCGTCCGGTAACTGGGAATTAGAAGTAGTATATACCCCGCATTGTGCGGATAAAGCACTTAAATTTACGGGGACAAAACTGGATTATCAAGTGAATATAGTAGTGAATGACGAGTTAGAACGAGAATATAATCGAGCGCATTTTTGTAAGGAAAATGTATTTATTGAAGCATCCAATTTTGAAAAAGTAGTGAATGAAGAGCATCGTTGGTACAAAGGAGATTTTCATGTCCACACCGATTTGACAGATGGCGATATGGATGATCAGCTGGCAATGAGCGTATGTGAAAAACAAGAGTTGGATTTTTTATATGTAACGGAACATAATATTGTTACGCCATCTTATCAAAAAGGAAGCACATTAATCATACCATCGATGGAACTTACAACTCCTTATGGGCATTACAATGTATTCGGGATAAAAGAATACGTTGAATTCACGGATTATTTAGATGAGTCTCTTAACCCAGAAAGTATGGATGAATTGTTTTCTCATATGAAAGAAAAAGATTGTTTAATAAGTGTAAACCATCCATTCATGGCACCTTGGATGAACCAAATCAACATTAAACTAGAAAATGTTCATACAATTGAAATCATGTGTGATCCAACTTACGGGAAAAGTAAGCAATCTACGCTAGAAGCTTTAAAGTTCTTCGATCAAATGTGGTTAAGCGGTCTTAAAATCTGGGGGATTGGCGGAAGCGATTCTCACTTACATCCATCTAAAAGGTTCCCAGGAGCTAAAGATCCATCCATTTATGGAGATCCAGGAACGTATGTATTATGTGATGGCTTATCTATTAAAAACTTAAAGGAGGCTATCTCAAAAGGGAGAATCTATTTTTCAAGATTTAGGAAAGTAGAGCTGGCCATTCAAAATGAAAATAAATCCATTTATGTTGGGGATGAGGCTCAAGGAAATATTCACTACACCATTCATGCAGATAAGCCGTGCGAGTGGAGATTGATTATGGATAGTCAAGTGGCAGCAAAAGAATTTGGTGAAAAAGTACACTTTAGTTTTGAATTAAATGAAGGTTCGTATGCCCGAATTGAGGGCTGGGAAGATGATGAATTAGTCGCATTTATAAATCCTATTCATAATAACAGCGGTAACAGGGATGGCAAAAGATGGAACGATATTTTGAGGGGGAGTAGGGAATGA
- a CDS encoding CxxH/CxxC protein: protein MKTYSCETHINHALDVFVAAEEKFPIMEAIAEDEKLSTNCAYCEQVALYIVSSEKTDTTCR, encoded by the coding sequence ATGAAAACTTATAGCTGTGAAACCCATATAAATCACGCACTTGACGTTTTTGTTGCGGCGGAAGAGAAGTTTCCGATTATGGAAGCGATAGCGGAAGATGAAAAGTTATCCACAAACTGTGCCTATTGTGAACAGGTAGCATTGTATATTGTGTCAAGCGAAAAAACGGACACAACATGTAGATAA
- a CDS encoding carbohydrate ABC transporter permease, whose translation MNNRKKASLIVKHLFLALSSILFVFPFIWMILGSFKTSNEVLKGGFWPEKFQWENYREVLDILPLQTYLFNSFYTSMIITVYVLGSSALYAYMLTFYRFKGRRLTFGVVMAMYMIPGAVSYVPVYVILANMGLLNTHLGYIISMSVSVFGIFYLKQSFHNVGFETIEAAKIDGANDWKILWKIVFPMTRSSFVTLGLVTFIGNYNNYMWPALILNDGSKKLITNGIADYFINSSLGRDWSHIMVASTIATVPLLIVFIVLQKWFLSGVNDSGIKG comes from the coding sequence ATGAATAATCGTAAAAAAGCTTCATTGATTGTAAAGCATCTCTTTTTGGCTCTATCAAGTATTTTGTTTGTCTTTCCATTCATATGGATGATACTTGGTTCGTTCAAAACATCCAATGAGGTATTAAAAGGTGGTTTTTGGCCTGAGAAATTTCAATGGGAAAATTATCGGGAAGTATTGGACATACTCCCTTTGCAAACGTATCTATTTAATAGTTTTTATACATCTATGATTATTACAGTGTATGTCCTTGGTTCGTCCGCACTTTATGCTTATATGCTGACATTTTACAGGTTTAAAGGTAGGCGATTGACATTTGGTGTTGTGATGGCAATGTACATGATTCCTGGTGCTGTATCGTATGTCCCGGTGTATGTAATTTTAGCCAACATGGGTTTACTCAACACACACTTGGGATACATCATCTCCATGTCAGTTAGTGTCTTCGGTATTTTTTATTTAAAACAGTCTTTCCACAATGTTGGATTTGAAACAATAGAAGCGGCCAAAATTGATGGGGCTAATGACTGGAAGATTCTTTGGAAGATTGTTTTTCCAATGACTCGCTCATCCTTTGTAACACTAGGTTTGGTAACATTCATAGGAAATTACAATAACTATATGTGGCCAGCTCTTATATTGAATGACGGAAGTAAGAAATTGATCACTAACGGAATTGCTGATTATTTCATTAATAGTTCTTTAGGAAGAGATTGGTCGCACATTATGGTGGCAAGTACAATCGCCACAGTACCTCTTTTAATCGTATTTATAGTTTTACAAAAATGGTTCCTTTCAGGCGTTAATGATTCAGGAATAAAAGGCTAA
- a CDS encoding MBL fold metallo-hydrolase has product MRFSVLASGSTGNAIYIENDEHTFLVDAGFSGKKMESLVAGIDRSMKQIDGIFVTHEHSDHIKGIGVVARKYGIPIYANAKTWQAMDSLVGAIPLDQRFQFDMETVKSFGSLDVQSFGVSHDAADPMFYIFHENGRKLVIITDTGYVSDRMKGFIRGADSYVFESNHDVGMLQMGRYPWSIKRRILSDVGHVSNEDAAVAMSEVVEQKNTRIYLSHLSKDNNMKDLARMSVSQTLQTCGIMTGEYVHLYDTDADQPTELVTV; this is encoded by the coding sequence ATGCGTTTTAGTGTGCTCGCAAGCGGTAGTACGGGCAATGCAATTTATATAGAGAATGATGAACATACTTTTCTAGTGGACGCTGGATTTAGCGGCAAGAAGATGGAAAGTTTAGTAGCAGGTATTGATCGTTCAATGAAACAAATTGATGGTATTTTTGTTACGCATGAGCATAGCGACCATATTAAAGGTATTGGTGTTGTTGCACGAAAGTATGGCATTCCAATCTATGCGAATGCTAAAACGTGGCAAGCGATGGATAGTCTTGTTGGTGCTATTCCGCTAGATCAGCGTTTTCAATTTGATATGGAAACCGTCAAATCCTTTGGTTCACTCGATGTTCAATCCTTTGGTGTATCACATGATGCGGCGGATCCGATGTTTTATATTTTTCATGAGAATGGTAGAAAGCTCGTGATTATTACGGATACGGGCTATGTTAGTGACCGCATGAAGGGGTTTATTCGCGGGGCGGATTCGTATGTATTTGAAAGTAACCATGACGTTGGGATGTTGCAAATGGGACGTTATCCATGGTCTATCAAGCGACGTATTCTGAGCGATGTTGGCCATGTGTCTAATGAAGATGCGGCTGTTGCAATGAGTGAAGTTGTTGAACAGAAGAATACGCGTATTTATTTGTCCCATTTAAGTAAAGATAATAATATGAAAGATCTTGCGAGAATGAGTGTATCGCAAACATTGCAAACATGCGGTATTATGACGGGTGAGTATGTCCATTTGTATGATACAGATGCCGATCAACCGACTGAGCTTGTGACTGTATAG
- a CDS encoding extracellular solute-binding protein produces MRKLVMILTVLLLFVGALAGCSGGQGSTVKVSKEGDKIVVPFINGVGGSLADRLDEIVKEYNDSQDKYVVKTTKAGNYTESYQKLQSGFAANNQEAIALIGSNVVQDYIKKELIVPMDEYINSDNELKVEDYGKGFIEQARFDGDLYGIPLYGTTQVLYYNKKVLKENGFTADDLKTWEGLEEVAQKVSKRDANGDVTYAGWMPIWGTSNLIDAVHSAGGSVLSEDGTKVLINDETWVTVWEKFRTWLHEDKIMDIHTGGTGWEYWDNTIIDLVEGRTLGFTGSSGDQGFVFKSLGEGGDEQDRLDTFGVLPQPGWENHKPAPKLETYLLTLTRNIDPEVAQGAYDFMKFATSTEKTAEWSMATGYIPVQNNVTDYGPYAEFVKKQPQALVPLEQANQYGVMPFLDPTDGKINDALNVAKDKVEIEGVPAKQALDEAAKIAQEALDKVLEKQK; encoded by the coding sequence ATGAGAAAATTAGTAATGATTTTAACAGTTTTGCTCTTATTTGTTGGAGCACTTGCAGGTTGCTCAGGAGGGCAAGGAAGTACTGTCAAAGTTAGTAAAGAAGGCGATAAAATTGTTGTACCATTTATCAATGGAGTAGGCGGTTCACTTGCGGATCGCTTAGATGAAATTGTGAAAGAGTATAATGATAGTCAGGATAAATATGTCGTGAAAACGACGAAAGCAGGTAACTACACGGAGTCATATCAAAAGCTTCAAAGTGGATTTGCAGCGAATAACCAAGAAGCGATTGCATTAATAGGTTCAAATGTCGTGCAAGATTATATTAAGAAAGAGTTAATTGTACCTATGGATGAATATATAAATTCGGATAATGAATTAAAAGTAGAGGATTATGGTAAAGGCTTTATTGAGCAAGCGAGATTTGACGGGGATTTATATGGAATCCCTTTATATGGTACAACCCAGGTTCTTTATTACAATAAAAAAGTGTTAAAAGAGAATGGCTTTACTGCTGATGACTTAAAGACGTGGGAAGGGTTAGAAGAAGTAGCACAAAAAGTTTCAAAACGTGATGCAAATGGTGATGTGACATACGCGGGTTGGATGCCAATTTGGGGCACATCAAACTTAATTGACGCGGTTCACAGTGCTGGGGGAAGTGTATTAAGTGAAGATGGAACAAAAGTGTTAATCAACGATGAAACATGGGTCACGGTATGGGAGAAATTTCGGACATGGCTTCATGAAGATAAAATCATGGATATTCACACAGGGGGAACAGGATGGGAATATTGGGACAACACGATCATTGATTTAGTTGAAGGGAGAACGTTGGGCTTTACAGGTTCATCTGGCGACCAAGGATTTGTATTTAAATCCTTAGGTGAGGGGGGAGATGAGCAAGACAGACTTGACACATTTGGCGTGCTACCACAACCAGGTTGGGAGAATCATAAACCAGCACCAAAATTAGAAACGTATTTATTAACATTAACAAGAAATATTGACCCAGAAGTAGCGCAAGGCGCGTATGATTTTATGAAATTCGCGACAAGTACTGAGAAAACGGCGGAATGGTCAATGGCAACAGGCTATATACCTGTTCAAAATAATGTAACAGATTATGGACCTTATGCAGAGTTTGTTAAAAAGCAGCCACAAGCATTAGTTCCTTTAGAGCAAGCAAATCAATACGGAGTGATGCCATTTTTGGATCCAACAGATGGCAAAATCAATGATGCATTAAACGTAGCTAAGGACAAGGTAGAAATTGAAGGAGTCCCTGCAAAACAAGCATTGGATGAAGCCGCTAAAATTGCGCAGGAAGCATTAGATAAAGTGCTAGAAAAACAGAAATAA
- the rlmH gene encoding 23S rRNA (pseudouridine(1915)-N(3))-methyltransferase RlmH, producing MNITIVTVGKLKEKYLKMGIEEFSKRLGAYAKIDLVEVADEKAPESLSEADMEIVKKKEADRILAKVGADAYVIALAIEGKMKTSEELAKDLESLMTYGRSKVVFIIGGSLGLHDRVMKRADEYLSFSKMTFPHQMMKLILLEQVYRAFRIMKNEPYHK from the coding sequence GTGAATATTACAATTGTGACGGTAGGAAAGCTAAAAGAGAAGTATTTAAAAATGGGCATTGAGGAATTTTCAAAACGACTCGGTGCTTACGCAAAAATCGATTTAGTCGAAGTGGCGGATGAAAAAGCACCCGAATCTTTGAGCGAAGCAGATATGGAAATCGTTAAGAAAAAGGAAGCGGATCGTATTTTAGCGAAAGTCGGGGCAGATGCGTACGTCATTGCACTGGCGATTGAGGGAAAGATGAAAACATCTGAAGAATTGGCCAAGGACTTGGAGTCATTGATGACCTATGGGCGAAGTAAGGTTGTATTTATCATCGGTGGCTCACTTGGGCTACATGACCGTGTGATGAAGCGCGCAGATGAATACTTATCATTCTCGAAAATGACTTTTCCGCATCAAATGATGAAGCTAATTTTGTTGGAGCAGGTGTATCGGGCGTTCAGGATAATGAAAAATGAACCGTATCATAAGTAA
- a CDS encoding DeoR/GlpR family DNA-binding transcription regulator has translation MKSYTQFERRKYILDELEKYNRVMVNDLAKLLNVTTETIRRDLDLLHKEGKLTKIHGGAIKKKDYTLEFYFNKRRNENMEEKRKIAMEASKLVEDNDIIAIEIGTTTMQILDYIYDKKNLTILTNSIPVVNKTIELKEQYSFDCNLIVFGGMLNSNSLALSGDLTLNFLEQFTVNKLFASCDGISLEKELTCSYIEDAQTFQQLKKNAKQTIMMVDESKFNLTKFYKSGSFNDIDVLYTNAKLDEKWQNVLTSKGIEVITI, from the coding sequence ATGAAATCCTATACACAGTTTGAACGAAGAAAGTATATACTGGACGAGCTAGAAAAATACAATCGTGTAATGGTAAATGATTTAGCCAAATTACTAAATGTAACGACAGAAACAATTCGAAGAGACTTAGACCTGCTACATAAGGAAGGAAAACTGACAAAAATACATGGCGGTGCGATTAAGAAAAAGGATTACACATTAGAATTTTATTTTAATAAGCGTCGAAATGAAAATATGGAAGAAAAACGAAAAATTGCAATGGAAGCAAGTAAATTGGTAGAGGATAATGATATTATTGCAATTGAAATAGGAACGACGACAATGCAAATATTAGACTATATTTATGACAAAAAAAACTTAACAATCTTAACGAACTCCATCCCTGTCGTTAATAAAACGATTGAACTGAAAGAACAATATTCATTCGACTGCAATCTAATCGTCTTCGGCGGAATGTTAAACTCCAATTCATTAGCATTGTCTGGCGACCTAACGTTAAATTTCCTTGAGCAGTTTACTGTTAATAAATTATTTGCTTCATGTGATGGAATTTCGTTAGAAAAGGAGCTAACATGTTCGTATATTGAGGATGCGCAAACTTTTCAGCAACTAAAGAAAAATGCAAAACAAACGATCATGATGGTAGATGAGTCAAAGTTCAACTTAACGAAGTTTTATAAAAGTGGAAGTTTCAATGATATCGATGTGTTGTATACAAACGCTAAGCTCGATGAAAAATGGCAAAACGTCCTAACAAGTAAAGGGATTGAAGTAATAACGATATAG
- a CDS encoding sugar ABC transporter permease: protein MQVKLSRAMFFLLPVGIPLTLFWVIPNLYSLGISFTDWDFMVIGFNFVGLDNYIDLFTQPFFIQALLNTLYFGVGTIVPTIVLGLGFALFFQKNFKGSTIYKLLIFSPWVTPTVAISIVWSLLYEPDYGIINKTLGLFGIPGLDWLQSSKTAMLAVIIVTVWKLIGWTMIFYIGALEKVPDSLYEAASIDGANSWEKLKNITLPLVSPTTFFLIVINTITSIQAYDQIKILTQGGPSGSTRTLLYLFFQQAFEEFEMGSATAIAFFILIITVLLSVINKVIGDKWVNY, encoded by the coding sequence GTGCAAGTAAAGTTATCAAGAGCCATGTTCTTTTTATTACCAGTTGGAATACCTCTTACATTATTTTGGGTGATTCCGAATTTGTATAGCTTAGGTATTAGTTTTACGGACTGGGATTTCATGGTGATTGGTTTTAATTTTGTCGGCCTAGATAATTACATTGATTTGTTTACACAACCATTTTTTATACAGGCGTTGTTAAACACTCTATATTTTGGAGTCGGGACCATTGTTCCAACAATTGTATTAGGATTGGGCTTTGCATTGTTTTTCCAAAAGAATTTCAAAGGTTCTACGATTTATAAATTACTCATTTTTTCACCATGGGTAACGCCGACTGTAGCTATATCCATTGTATGGTCACTTTTATATGAACCTGATTATGGGATTATCAATAAGACGCTAGGATTGTTTGGGATACCTGGTTTGGATTGGCTACAGAGCAGTAAAACAGCGATGCTAGCAGTCATTATTGTCACAGTATGGAAGTTAATTGGGTGGACAATGATTTTCTATATCGGAGCCTTAGAGAAAGTACCTGACAGCTTGTATGAAGCAGCTAGTATCGATGGAGCGAATTCATGGGAGAAGCTTAAAAATATAACACTCCCATTGGTTTCTCCAACAACATTTTTCCTAATTGTGATCAATACCATTACTTCCATACAGGCTTATGATCAAATTAAAATCTTAACACAAGGTGGACCAAGTGGTTCAACGCGAACATTGCTCTATTTATTCTTTCAACAAGCATTTGAAGAATTTGAAATGGGATCTGCAACGGCTATTGCATTTTTCATACTCATCATTACAGTCCTATTATCCGTTATCAACAAGGTAATAGGTGATAAGTGGGTGAACTACTAA